Proteins co-encoded in one Rubinisphaera margarita genomic window:
- a CDS encoding acetyltransferase codes for MSATGVIVWGTGGHARVVSEIIELTDGCEVAGYLDDFARTDTFLDRPIFGGRDRLPELLAHGLNEFVVAIGNCNVRLEAVRHGLSLGWQSRVWVHPRSSVSAHAKIGPGTVICPGAVVSTHAELGAGCIVNTMASVDHDCRLADGVHICPGAHLAGDVHVGEGSWIGIGSSVVEGKKIGSGVLIGAGSVVNRNIPDGVKAWGIPARVQKGV; via the coding sequence ATGTCAGCAACTGGAGTCATTGTCTGGGGCACGGGGGGACACGCCCGGGTTGTCAGTGAGATCATCGAACTGACGGATGGCTGCGAAGTCGCCGGCTATCTCGATGACTTCGCCAGAACGGACACCTTTCTCGATCGTCCGATCTTCGGCGGCCGCGACCGGTTGCCAGAGTTACTCGCCCATGGACTGAACGAGTTCGTGGTGGCAATTGGAAACTGCAACGTGCGTCTCGAAGCGGTCCGGCACGGTCTCTCGCTGGGATGGCAGAGTCGCGTCTGGGTTCATCCCCGAAGTAGCGTCTCCGCTCATGCGAAAATCGGCCCTGGAACCGTTATCTGCCCGGGAGCCGTGGTCAGTACGCACGCGGAACTGGGGGCGGGATGCATCGTCAACACCATGGCGTCGGTCGATCACGATTGCCGACTCGCCGATGGCGTGCATATCTGCCCGGGAGCTCACTTGGCGGGCGATGTCCACGTCGGTGAGGGTTCGTGGATCGGGATCGGCTCCTCGGTCGTTGAGGGAAAGAAGATTGGCAGTGGGGTGCTGATCGGAGCAGGCTCGGTCGTGAACCGCAACATCCCCGATGGCGTGAAAGCCTGGGGAATCCCCGCCCGCGTGCAGAAGGGCGTCTAA
- a CDS encoding Gfo/Idh/MocA family protein gives MTQNNLSRRNFISTSAGVIGAAAAWPMLSMADEKPRAKVERLGIGAIGMRYQGSVITEQARKYADVVAITDVDRHVREQARASFGSTPRIFEDYQDMLARPDIDVVLIATPDHWHTKMLVDAVRAGKDVYCEKPLTLTIDEGKILRNVVGNSDRVVQVGTWQRSDHNFRLAVEMVHQGRLGKLQRVTCTTSKNPTGGPFQTMPVPEHFNWDLWQGPTPDVAYIPQRAHYTFRWWYEYSGGKMTDWGAHHIDIAQWAIQSLPVEIDGRATFPDIENGFNVAKDFAADYKYANGVELKVSDEGRDGILFEGDKGRIFVNRGGIHGAPAEELKSNPFPRESFKAYDNDNLSRPIRTGKIEAIVNHMGNFFDCVESRKQTISDIESQHRSVSTCHLGNISQRLGRPLKWDPEQEVFVGDEEANKWLKREYRAGFEIG, from the coding sequence ATGACACAGAACAATCTTTCGCGACGGAACTTCATTTCGACTTCAGCGGGCGTCATCGGAGCCGCCGCTGCCTGGCCCATGCTGTCCATGGCCGACGAAAAGCCCCGGGCTAAAGTCGAGCGGCTCGGAATTGGTGCCATCGGCATGCGATACCAGGGTTCGGTAATTACCGAGCAGGCGCGCAAGTACGCCGATGTCGTCGCCATCACTGATGTTGATCGTCATGTTCGCGAACAGGCTCGGGCCAGTTTCGGCAGCACGCCGCGAATCTTCGAAGACTATCAGGACATGCTGGCTCGCCCGGATATCGATGTCGTTCTGATCGCGACGCCGGACCACTGGCACACGAAGATGCTCGTCGATGCCGTCCGTGCCGGGAAAGATGTCTATTGCGAAAAGCCGCTGACGCTGACAATCGACGAAGGCAAGATCCTGCGGAATGTCGTCGGCAACAGCGATCGCGTTGTGCAGGTCGGAACCTGGCAGCGGAGCGATCATAACTTCCGTCTCGCCGTCGAAATGGTCCACCAGGGTCGACTCGGAAAGCTGCAGCGCGTCACCTGCACGACCAGCAAGAACCCGACCGGCGGACCGTTCCAGACCATGCCGGTGCCCGAGCACTTCAACTGGGATCTGTGGCAGGGCCCGACGCCCGATGTGGCTTATATTCCCCAGCGGGCTCACTACACCTTCCGCTGGTGGTACGAGTACTCGGGCGGCAAGATGACCGACTGGGGTGCCCACCATATTGATATCGCTCAGTGGGCCATTCAGAGCCTGCCGGTCGAGATCGACGGCCGCGCCACATTCCCGGATATCGAAAACGGGTTCAACGTCGCCAAAGATTTCGCGGCTGACTACAAGTACGCCAACGGCGTCGAACTCAAAGTTTCCGACGAAGGCCGTGATGGCATCCTTTTTGAAGGGGACAAGGGCCGCATCTTCGTCAACCGGGGTGGAATTCACGGAGCTCCAGCCGAAGAGCTCAAGAGTAACCCGTTCCCTCGAGAGTCGTTCAAGGCTTACGACAACGACAATCTCAGTCGCCCGATTCGGACTGGCAAGATCGAAGCGATCGTCAACCACATGGGGAACTTCTTCGACTGCGTCGAATCTCGCAAGCAGACGATCTCCGACATCGAAAGCCAGCACCGCAGCGTAAGCACCTGCCACCTGGGGAATATCTCCCAGCGACTCGGCCGCCCGCTCAAATGGGACCCCGAGCAGGAAGTCTTCGTCGGCGACGAAGAAGCCAACAAATGGCTCAAACGCGAATACCGGGCCGGCTTCGAAATCGGCTGA
- a CDS encoding sulfatase family protein codes for MKRSCESRNLGSSLTGLLILVACLVVSSESQGAAPPNIVYILADDQSYQDFGFMGNDKVLTPHIDALAEQSARFPNGYVPMSVCRPSLATFLTGLYPYQHGIHFNHPPPGLSEMRKMSADEYHQTRAVAEQLIRDVPTLPRILGRHGYVSFQAGKHWEGNFRNAGFTSGMTTARPADRLGSITGTREQINGEWVAHGNGDAGLEIGRVTMQPVSEFIVENRQRPFFLWYAPFLPHTPFDAPQEYRDRYAGRDIEPHMLPYYAEIARFDDTVGELLKVLDENGLRENTLIVFAADNGFRPHKTRKEAYNSRSKLSVHEDGLRTPILLSWPGMIRPSDYEQLVQTVDLMPTVLAAVGLEAEITPRMPGYNLLPAAKGLQDLPDRAAFGAIYPNDAEVLRDAPRHARAVWIRDGHFKLILPGPGPKPLDAALYNLREDPAEQKNLYGDAAYRQQQTQLIAQLKAWWPAILPNTSSE; via the coding sequence ATGAAGCGATCATGCGAATCCAGGAATCTTGGCAGCAGCCTGACCGGTTTGCTGATTCTGGTGGCATGTCTGGTCGTCAGCAGTGAATCGCAAGGGGCCGCGCCGCCGAACATCGTTTACATCCTCGCCGATGATCAGTCCTATCAGGACTTCGGCTTCATGGGGAACGACAAGGTTCTCACGCCGCACATCGATGCTCTTGCGGAACAGTCGGCTCGCTTTCCGAACGGCTATGTTCCGATGTCCGTCTGCCGGCCGTCTCTGGCGACGTTTCTCACCGGACTCTATCCGTATCAGCACGGGATTCATTTCAATCACCCTCCACCCGGGTTGAGTGAAATGCGGAAGATGTCGGCTGATGAGTACCACCAGACCCGGGCGGTCGCCGAACAGCTGATTCGCGATGTCCCGACACTGCCCCGCATTCTGGGCCGTCACGGCTATGTTTCCTTTCAGGCGGGCAAACACTGGGAAGGAAACTTCCGCAATGCCGGGTTCACTTCTGGAATGACAACCGCCCGTCCCGCCGATCGGCTCGGTTCGATTACCGGCACCCGGGAGCAGATCAACGGCGAATGGGTCGCTCACGGAAACGGAGACGCCGGACTTGAGATCGGCCGCGTGACCATGCAGCCGGTGTCGGAGTTCATCGTCGAGAATCGCCAGCGCCCCTTCTTCCTCTGGTACGCCCCCTTCCTGCCGCATACGCCCTTCGATGCCCCTCAGGAATACCGTGACCGTTACGCCGGGCGGGACATCGAACCGCACATGCTGCCGTACTATGCCGAGATTGCCCGCTTCGATGACACGGTCGGCGAACTGCTGAAAGTTCTCGATGAGAATGGTCTCCGCGAGAACACGCTGATTGTCTTTGCCGCCGATAACGGATTTCGTCCGCACAAAACGCGAAAAGAAGCCTACAACAGTCGTTCGAAACTGTCGGTCCACGAGGACGGGCTCCGCACGCCGATTCTGCTGAGCTGGCCGGGCATGATCCGGCCGTCTGATTACGAACAACTCGTGCAGACGGTCGACCTGATGCCGACGGTTCTGGCTGCGGTCGGGCTCGAAGCCGAGATCACGCCGCGAATGCCCGGATACAATCTGCTGCCGGCTGCCAAAGGCTTGCAGGATTTGCCCGATCGAGCCGCGTTCGGGGCGATCTATCCGAATGATGCCGAAGTGCTCCGCGACGCCCCTCGCCATGCCCGGGCCGTCTGGATTCGCGACGGTCACTTCAAACTGATTCTGCCGGGGCCGGGGCCGAAGCCACTCGATGCGGCTCTTTACAACCTGCGTGAAGATCCGGCGGAGCAGAAGAATCTGTATGGCGATGCGGCTTATCGTCAGCAGCAGACTCAGTTAATCGCCCAACTGAAAGCGTGGTGGCCGGCGATTTTGCCGAACACTTCGTCTGAATAG
- the rpsD gene encoding 30S ribosomal protein S4 — MGHYTGAKARINRRLGAAVFENAGALRAFEKRDFPPGMHTRRKKPTIYGTALTEKQKIKYYYGLRERQLRKYFTEGRRLKGNTGENLLVLCERRLDNVVRRAGFVSTRPQARQGVVHGHFQLNGRKVNKPSIMVKPGDVITLRNRPNLQKVYRDIVDSTSTEGCDWISFDEKELKAIVTSLPTFDDVSLPVEVNQVVAFLSR; from the coding sequence ATGGGGCATTACACCGGAGCCAAAGCCCGAATCAATCGACGGCTGGGAGCTGCAGTTTTCGAGAATGCTGGGGCACTGCGTGCGTTCGAAAAGCGGGATTTCCCACCGGGGATGCACACCCGTCGTAAGAAGCCGACGATCTACGGAACGGCTCTGACCGAAAAGCAGAAGATCAAGTACTACTATGGCCTGCGTGAGCGTCAGCTGCGGAAGTACTTCACGGAAGGTCGTCGCCTGAAGGGCAACACCGGAGAGAACCTGCTGGTTCTCTGCGAGCGTCGCCTCGACAACGTTGTGCGTCGGGCCGGTTTCGTCAGTACCCGTCCCCAGGCCCGCCAGGGCGTTGTGCACGGGCACTTTCAGCTGAACGGCCGCAAGGTCAACAAGCCGTCCATCATGGTGAAGCCGGGCGATGTCATCACCCTGCGTAACCGTCCCAACCTGCAGAAGGTCTACCGTGACATCGTCGACAGCACGTCGACCGAAGGTTGCGACTGGATTTCCTTCGATGAGAAGGAACTGAAGGCCATCGTTACGTCGCTGCCGACGTTCGATGATGTCAGCCTCCCGGTCGAAGTCAACCAGGTGGTCGCCTTCCTGAGCCGCTAG
- a CDS encoding alkaline phosphatase D family protein, with product MRLRETFALLAVLFLSAGVASAQETGWPDPTINEVLPYESPGLVNGPFLGRPTPTSMRVWIQTLEPVEFEVLYTTQLPLNRDPVIVEGQTRAEDGNTGIVDLTDLEPQTRYYYGIRINGMLADLRASMQSRWPSFRTLPVPENFKDEQYNAEGRMNVRFAVGHCASQDPFISGGQYGSTPAYSNILDKHADEVMFAIVNGDVIYEAERDGTLEGVRNNYRLYFSRGKSFTQLFRHVPGMFTFDDHDVGWDIHGCGEIGLKEGPHLIRDTGLRGYRENLAWANFEGPQTGELRFGTAKVEKGSDILFDPEADFSNLDPATVSTIHLGNFTRVAETPRRRGPAPRNAGVYGLEEVIDAQHLRITPAPKFDEELSYSIGTHHYYDWQISNCHFFALDTRGERSSRNPKNRDDPSLFILGPAQEKWLLDGIRNTSADFIFLISPDPWVIYHTAAHVSDAPDADKDDKGDGFPSFVHQREMLLKAMDEVEKPILIFTGDVHAAASVKLADNVWEMMCGPLGSTGHPLGTLGNPPTGGKWSSMGREVEIRWVSGFPNNLPYQRIRNTFYGVVQVNNVLKVASPEGDQPQWMAFDEPTVTVRWHDGYNGALMYAETISTMDAVPAK from the coding sequence ATGAGATTGCGTGAGACGTTCGCACTGCTGGCTGTCCTGTTCCTTTCCGCCGGGGTTGCCTCGGCTCAGGAAACGGGCTGGCCCGATCCGACGATTAACGAGGTCCTTCCGTATGAATCGCCGGGACTCGTCAACGGACCCTTTCTGGGACGCCCGACCCCGACGTCGATGCGGGTCTGGATTCAAACGCTGGAGCCGGTCGAGTTCGAAGTCCTCTACACGACTCAACTCCCGCTGAATCGCGATCCCGTTATCGTGGAGGGGCAAACCCGAGCGGAGGACGGCAACACCGGCATCGTTGATCTGACGGATCTCGAGCCGCAGACACGCTACTACTACGGCATTCGCATCAACGGCATGCTGGCCGATCTGCGAGCTTCGATGCAGTCGCGGTGGCCGTCGTTCCGCACGCTGCCCGTGCCGGAAAACTTTAAAGACGAGCAGTACAACGCGGAAGGCCGCATGAATGTCCGCTTTGCGGTCGGACACTGTGCGTCGCAGGATCCGTTCATCTCGGGAGGACAGTACGGCAGCACGCCGGCCTACTCGAACATTCTCGACAAGCACGCCGACGAAGTGATGTTCGCAATCGTCAACGGCGATGTGATCTACGAAGCCGAGCGGGACGGAACGCTCGAAGGAGTGCGGAACAACTACCGGCTCTACTTCTCACGCGGAAAGTCGTTCACGCAGCTCTTCCGCCATGTGCCGGGGATGTTCACGTTCGATGACCACGACGTCGGCTGGGATATCCACGGCTGTGGAGAGATCGGCCTGAAAGAGGGACCGCATCTGATTCGAGACACCGGGCTTCGCGGCTATCGAGAGAACCTGGCGTGGGCGAACTTTGAAGGTCCGCAGACGGGCGAACTCCGCTTCGGCACCGCGAAGGTCGAGAAAGGTTCCGATATTCTGTTCGATCCTGAAGCCGATTTCAGCAATCTTGATCCGGCAACGGTCAGCACGATTCATCTTGGCAACTTCACGCGAGTTGCGGAGACACCTCGACGCCGGGGACCCGCTCCCAGGAACGCGGGCGTGTATGGACTCGAAGAGGTGATCGATGCTCAGCATCTTCGCATCACCCCGGCTCCGAAATTCGATGAAGAACTCTCCTACAGCATCGGCACCCACCATTATTACGACTGGCAGATCTCGAACTGTCATTTCTTCGCACTCGATACGCGGGGCGAACGTTCCAGTCGAAATCCGAAGAATCGGGACGATCCGAGTCTGTTCATCCTGGGACCGGCTCAGGAGAAATGGCTGCTCGACGGCATCCGCAATACCTCGGCCGATTTCATCTTTCTGATTTCGCCCGACCCGTGGGTGATTTATCACACCGCAGCTCATGTCAGCGATGCTCCCGATGCCGACAAGGATGACAAAGGGGACGGCTTCCCCTCGTTCGTGCATCAGCGGGAAATGCTGCTGAAGGCGATGGACGAAGTCGAGAAGCCGATTCTGATTTTCACCGGCGATGTCCACGCCGCCGCTTCGGTGAAGCTGGCCGACAACGTCTGGGAAATGATGTGCGGCCCGCTCGGCTCGACCGGACATCCCCTCGGCACGCTCGGCAATCCTCCGACAGGCGGAAAGTGGTCGAGCATGGGCCGCGAAGTCGAGATTCGCTGGGTGTCCGGCTTCCCGAACAATCTGCCCTACCAGCGGATTCGCAACACGTTCTACGGTGTCGTGCAGGTGAACAATGTCCTGAAAGTGGCTTCTCCGGAAGGCGATCAGCCGCAATGGATGGCTTTTGACGAACCGACAGTCACGGTTCGCTGGCATGATGGCTATAATGGGGCGTTGATGTACGCGGAAACGATTTCGACGATGGACGCCGTGCCCGCAAAGTAG
- a CDS encoding DJ-1/PfpI family protein, translating to MSQEKEKVLIIVGDASETLDTMYPYYRLIEAGFQPVVAAPEKRKYQMVMHEVKPGWTITKEWEGYTIDADISFAEIVPEEYAGIMFSGGRAPEYIRYDEDLVRATRYFFEENKPIASVCHGVEIPAYADCVRGRKMATVPKCKFDLEVCGGEFVNEACVIDGNLVSGRTFHDNGHYLGPWIKLLEEARAAKGEPVEA from the coding sequence ATGTCACAGGAAAAAGAAAAGGTTCTCATCATCGTCGGCGACGCTTCCGAAACGCTCGATACGATGTATCCGTACTACCGGTTGATTGAAGCCGGTTTCCAACCGGTCGTGGCTGCTCCGGAAAAGCGGAAGTATCAGATGGTGATGCACGAAGTGAAGCCGGGCTGGACCATCACCAAGGAGTGGGAAGGCTACACGATCGATGCCGACATCAGCTTCGCCGAGATCGTGCCCGAAGAGTACGCCGGCATCATGTTCTCCGGCGGCCGTGCTCCCGAATACATCCGCTACGACGAAGATCTCGTCCGCGCGACCCGTTACTTCTTCGAAGAAAACAAGCCGATCGCCAGCGTCTGCCACGGTGTCGAAATCCCGGCCTACGCCGACTGTGTTCGCGGCCGCAAAATGGCGACCGTGCCGAAGTGTAAGTTCGATCTCGAAGTTTGCGGCGGCGAGTTCGTGAATGAAGCCTGCGTTATCGACGGCAACCTCGTCAGCGGCCGCACCTTCCACGACAACGGCCACTACCTCGGCCCGTGGATCAAACTGCTCGAAGAAGCCCGAGCCGCGAAAGGTGAGCCGGTTGAGGCTTAG
- a CDS encoding TIM barrel protein, which yields MHTEQPSLSRRSFCQTLAAGTAAAMVPGITFASESRKSFELKYIVGSCMYGYKPVAEILPEVRKTGATAIDIWPKVHGDQREQVEEMGAEKFRQLLAENDLTLGCITQYKLGPFGLQDEMRFAKSFGCPTMVTGGKGPRGLTGQELKKAVADFCEQMKPHLAVAEETGVTIAIENHANNLIESPDSLKWLAELRPSKNLGIAFAPYHLPQDEKQLSQLIKDLDDSIAMFYAWQHGMGCMTKLPKEQELLQMPGRGELDFKPLLAALKSINYTGWTEIFMHPVPRGIPIHEETAEVTAEINRSRKYLENLLTEIG from the coding sequence ATGCATACCGAACAACCTTCACTCTCCCGCCGATCGTTCTGTCAGACACTGGCGGCCGGAACCGCGGCCGCGATGGTTCCCGGCATCACCTTCGCCAGCGAATCTCGGAAGAGCTTCGAGCTGAAGTACATCGTGGGTTCCTGCATGTACGGCTACAAGCCGGTCGCTGAGATTCTGCCGGAAGTCCGCAAGACCGGAGCCACGGCCATCGACATCTGGCCCAAGGTGCATGGCGATCAGCGGGAACAGGTCGAAGAGATGGGAGCCGAGAAGTTCCGCCAGCTGCTGGCCGAGAATGACCTCACGCTCGGCTGCATCACACAGTACAAACTGGGGCCGTTCGGTCTGCAGGACGAGATGCGATTCGCAAAGTCATTCGGCTGCCCGACAATGGTCACTGGGGGCAAAGGACCACGCGGGTTGACTGGGCAGGAATTGAAGAAAGCGGTTGCAGACTTCTGCGAGCAGATGAAGCCGCACCTGGCGGTCGCTGAAGAAACCGGCGTCACGATTGCCATTGAGAATCACGCGAACAATCTGATCGAGTCACCCGATTCGCTGAAGTGGCTGGCCGAGCTGCGACCGTCGAAGAATCTGGGGATCGCCTTCGCTCCGTATCATCTGCCCCAAGATGAGAAGCAGCTGAGCCAGTTGATCAAAGACCTGGATGACTCGATCGCCATGTTCTACGCCTGGCAGCACGGCATGGGCTGCATGACAAAGCTGCCGAAAGAGCAGGAACTGCTGCAGATGCCCGGCCGCGGTGAACTCGATTTCAAACCGCTGCTCGCCGCGTTGAAGTCGATCAATTACACCGGCTGGACCGAGATCTTCATGCATCCGGTTCCACGCGGGATTCCCATTCACGAAGAGACCGCGGAAGTGACCGCCGAAATCAACCGGTCCCGCAAATACCTCGAAAACCTGCTGACGGAGATCGGCTGA
- a CDS encoding XylR family transcriptional regulator, producing the protein MKRVALLIETSRTYGRDLLRGVKQYNESHGGWSLFVEVRDLESRVPPWLSGWDGDGILSRAGSPRIYQAVKEVGVPMVELRASGQIDPNVPFVGVDNQVAGRQAAEYFLERGFKNFGVYELDTESFFVERRDSFVATLAEAGYECSAFLQKGHSEKPSQWERQQQQLIEWVQTLHQPAAVLACTDQLGCWLLDACHRAGVHVPEQIAVVGVENDETFATMSTPPLSSLMLPGVAVGYAAAELLDAMMNGEDISPAPVLIPSHGVCTRLSSDVLAVDDPLIADALRMIRQEACSGLRVDAILSRIPVSRSYLERGIRALLHRSPHAEILRVRLQRVSDLLADTDLTLDEIARRTGFATAQYLSESFKKDRKITPGQYRRQCRIGQI; encoded by the coding sequence ATGAAGCGCGTCGCACTGCTGATCGAAACCTCCCGCACCTACGGTCGGGATCTGCTGCGTGGAGTGAAGCAGTACAATGAATCTCATGGCGGCTGGTCGCTGTTCGTCGAAGTTCGCGACCTCGAATCGCGTGTGCCTCCCTGGCTTTCAGGATGGGACGGCGACGGCATCCTCAGCCGAGCCGGCTCGCCGCGGATTTATCAGGCGGTGAAGGAAGTCGGCGTCCCCATGGTCGAACTTCGGGCCTCGGGGCAGATCGATCCGAACGTCCCCTTCGTCGGCGTCGATAATCAGGTCGCCGGGCGGCAGGCGGCCGAGTATTTCCTGGAGCGGGGCTTCAAGAACTTCGGCGTTTACGAGCTCGATACCGAGTCGTTCTTTGTCGAACGTCGCGACAGTTTCGTGGCGACACTCGCCGAAGCCGGCTACGAGTGTTCGGCCTTTCTGCAGAAGGGGCACAGCGAGAAGCCGAGTCAGTGGGAGCGGCAGCAGCAACAGCTGATTGAATGGGTGCAGACGCTGCATCAACCGGCAGCCGTACTCGCCTGTACCGATCAACTCGGCTGCTGGCTGCTCGATGCCTGTCACCGGGCGGGCGTGCATGTGCCGGAGCAGATTGCCGTCGTCGGCGTCGAGAATGACGAAACCTTCGCAACGATGAGCACGCCGCCCCTTTCCAGCCTGATGCTCCCGGGAGTCGCCGTCGGATATGCCGCTGCGGAACTGCTCGATGCAATGATGAATGGCGAGGACATCTCGCCGGCTCCAGTGCTGATTCCGAGCCATGGCGTCTGCACGCGGTTGTCTTCCGATGTGCTGGCCGTGGATGATCCGCTGATTGCCGATGCGCTGCGGATGATTCGCCAGGAAGCCTGCTCCGGGCTGCGGGTCGACGCGATTCTCTCGCGGATTCCGGTCTCGCGCAGCTATCTGGAACGGGGCATTCGGGCACTGCTGCATCGCTCTCCACACGCGGAAATTCTTCGCGTCCGACTGCAACGGGTCAGCGACCTGCTGGCCGATACGGATCTGACGCTCGACGAGATCGCCCGGCGGACCGGATTCGCGACCGCTCAGTATCTTTCGGAGAGTTTCAAGAAGGATCGAAAGATCACGCCCGGACAGTATCGTCGACAGTGTCGAATCGGCCAGATTTAG